In Sphingopyxis sp. 113P3, one DNA window encodes the following:
- the hutH gene encoding histidine ammonia-lyase: MIIEPGHMTIAAWRDLRDGTPATLDPATAPLIAESAAAVTRILAQHTPVYGINTGFGKLASVRIDDADLTALQRNIVLSHAAGVGDPAPVPVVRLMMGLKLASLARGASGVRPATIALLEAMLHRDLIPLVPAQGSVGASGDLAPLAHMTAAMIGVGEVYEKGERRPASAAFANAGLAPVALGPKEGLALLNGTQFSTAYALHALIEAERLYRSALVTGILSTEAAKGSDAPFDPRIHELRGHKGQIETAAALRMLMEGSAIRASHRIDDLRVQDPYCLRCQPQVMGAVLDLLRQAAATLAIEANGVSDNPLIFAETDEALSGGNFHAEPVAFAADMIALALCEIGSLAERRMAMLVDPALSGLPAFLTPEPGLNSGFMIPQVTAAALVSENKQRAMPASVDSIPTSANQEDHVSMAAHGARRLEAMVSNVDAILGIELLAGAQGCDFHAGLASSPPIEAVRERLRAAVPTLKGDRYMAPDMAAAIALVRSGALVTALDLPGVAP; encoded by the coding sequence ATGATCATCGAGCCTGGACATATGACGATCGCGGCGTGGCGCGACCTGCGCGACGGGACGCCAGCGACCCTCGATCCCGCGACCGCTCCGCTGATCGCCGAAAGCGCCGCCGCGGTGACCCGCATCCTCGCGCAGCACACGCCCGTCTACGGGATCAACACGGGCTTTGGAAAGCTCGCGAGCGTGCGCATTGACGACGCCGATTTGACCGCGCTTCAGCGCAATATTGTCCTCAGTCACGCCGCGGGCGTGGGCGATCCTGCGCCGGTTCCGGTCGTACGGCTCATGATGGGACTGAAACTTGCAAGCCTCGCGCGCGGCGCCTCGGGCGTCCGCCCCGCCACCATCGCGCTGCTTGAAGCGATGCTGCACCGCGACCTGATCCCCCTCGTTCCGGCGCAAGGATCGGTCGGCGCCTCGGGCGATCTCGCTCCTCTCGCCCATATGACCGCCGCAATGATCGGGGTCGGAGAGGTCTACGAGAAGGGCGAGCGGCGACCGGCGAGCGCAGCGTTCGCGAACGCCGGACTCGCGCCCGTCGCGCTCGGCCCCAAGGAAGGGCTCGCGCTGCTCAATGGCACGCAATTCTCGACCGCCTACGCGCTCCATGCGCTCATTGAGGCCGAGCGACTCTATCGCAGCGCGCTCGTCACCGGAATCCTCTCGACAGAGGCCGCGAAGGGATCCGACGCGCCCTTCGACCCGCGCATCCATGAACTTCGCGGACACAAGGGTCAGATAGAGACCGCAGCGGCGCTGCGCATGCTGATGGAAGGCTCGGCGATCCGCGCGTCGCACCGCATCGATGACCTGCGCGTCCAGGACCCCTATTGCCTGCGCTGCCAGCCCCAGGTGATGGGCGCCGTGCTCGACCTTCTGCGCCAGGCGGCCGCGACGCTCGCGATCGAGGCGAATGGGGTGTCGGACAATCCGCTGATCTTCGCAGAAACCGACGAAGCGCTATCGGGCGGAAATTTTCACGCCGAGCCCGTGGCCTTCGCCGCGGACATGATCGCATTGGCGTTGTGCGAGATCGGCAGCCTCGCCGAACGGCGCATGGCCATGCTCGTCGACCCCGCGCTCTCAGGACTTCCTGCCTTCCTCACCCCCGAACCTGGGCTCAATTCGGGCTTCATGATTCCGCAGGTCACCGCCGCGGCCCTGGTTTCCGAAAACAAGCAGCGAGCGATGCCCGCGAGCGTCGATTCGATCCCCACCTCGGCCAATCAGGAGGATCATGTCAGCATGGCAGCGCACGGCGCGCGTCGGCTCGAAGCAATGGTCTCGAACGTCGACGCGATCCTCGGCATCGAATTGCTCGCCGGCGCGCAGGGCTGCGATTTCCACGCCGGGCTCGCATCGAGCCCCCCGATCGAGGCCGTGCGAGAGCGGCTGCGCGCTGCCGTGCCCACCTTGAAGGGAGATCGCTACATGGCACCCGACATGGCGGCCGCGATTGCCCTCGTGCGTTCGGGCGCCCTGGTCACAGCGCTCGATCTCCCCGGGGTCGCGCCATGA
- a CDS encoding formimidoylglutamate deiminase: protein MTAYWFERAFIGDRWQAGVRLTVAEGCIASIETGVTAQRGDECHQAILPALCNVHSHGFQRGMAGLSERQSQADDNFWSWRETMYRFLDRLTPEDVAAITAQAYAEMLETGFTRVGEFHYLHHDPTGAPYADRAEMAGAIAAASAASGIGLTLLPVFYAHGGFGGAPPAPGQRRFLSGIDEFAALFDAARGKLSGSDRIGIAPHSLRAVTPEELTALLTLSPTGPVHIHAAEQVKEVEDCTAWSGARPVEWLLANAGVDERWCLIHATHLTSAETRALAESGAVAGLCPVTEANLGDGIFPASGYLAAGGRFGVGTDSNILIDAAQELRALEYSQRLAHQARALLADADMPFVGAHLFIRALGGGAQALGVSAGLAIGEAADMVSLDMNHPAFAGADDATLIDRWIFAARAGAIDCVWRAGVKRVEAGRHLDAEAIAAGYRACLARLLA from the coding sequence ATGACGGCATATTGGTTCGAACGCGCTTTTATCGGCGATCGCTGGCAAGCCGGGGTGCGGCTCACCGTTGCCGAAGGTTGCATCGCCTCGATCGAAACCGGCGTTACGGCGCAGCGCGGCGACGAATGCCACCAGGCGATTCTGCCCGCCTTGTGCAACGTTCACAGCCACGGCTTTCAGCGCGGTATGGCTGGTCTTTCAGAGCGGCAGAGCCAGGCCGATGACAATTTCTGGAGCTGGCGCGAAACCATGTACCGCTTCCTCGATCGGCTCACGCCAGAGGATGTCGCCGCGATCACCGCGCAGGCTTATGCCGAGATGCTCGAAACCGGCTTCACCCGCGTGGGCGAATTTCACTATCTCCACCATGATCCAACAGGCGCGCCCTATGCCGATCGCGCCGAAATGGCGGGCGCGATCGCGGCCGCAAGTGCGGCGAGCGGGATCGGCTTGACCCTGCTGCCGGTCTTCTATGCGCATGGCGGCTTCGGCGGGGCGCCGCCGGCTCCGGGCCAAAGGCGCTTCCTCTCGGGCATCGACGAATTTGCCGCACTCTTCGATGCGGCGCGCGGCAAGCTTTCCGGCAGTGACCGGATCGGAATCGCGCCGCATTCGCTGCGGGCAGTGACGCCGGAGGAGCTCACCGCGCTGCTTACCCTGTCGCCGACAGGTCCGGTCCATATCCACGCAGCCGAGCAGGTGAAAGAAGTCGAGGACTGCACCGCGTGGAGCGGGGCGCGTCCGGTCGAATGGCTGCTTGCCAACGCGGGCGTCGACGAGCGCTGGTGCCTCATTCACGCGACGCATCTGACCAGCGCCGAAACCCGCGCGCTCGCGGAAAGCGGCGCGGTGGCGGGGCTGTGTCCGGTGACCGAGGCCAATCTCGGCGACGGCATATTTCCAGCGTCCGGCTATCTCGCGGCGGGCGGGCGTTTCGGGGTCGGTACCGACAGCAATATCCTTATCGATGCGGCGCAGGAGCTGCGCGCACTCGAATATTCGCAGCGCCTCGCGCACCAGGCGCGTGCTTTGCTCGCGGACGCGGACATGCCCTTCGTCGGCGCTCACCTATTTATCCGGGCGCTCGGAGGCGGCGCGCAGGCGCTCGGCGTTTCGGCGGGACTTGCAATAGGCGAAGCGGCGGACATGGTGTCGCTCGACATGAATCACCCCGCGTTTGCCGGGGCTGATGATGCGACGCTCATAGACCGCTGGATATTTGCGGCGCGCGCCGGGGCGATCGACTGCGTCTGGCGCGCTGGTGTCAAGCGCGTCGAGGCGGGGCGACACCTCGATGCGGAGGCCATCGCTGCCGGCTATCGCGCTTGCCTGGCGCGGCTCCTTGCATGA
- the hutU gene encoding urocanate hydratase, with protein MTRLDNQRRITAPTGPELNAKSWLSEAPLRMLMNNLDPRVAEAPHELVVYGGIGRAARDWESFDRIVEVLQRLEDDETLLVQSGKPVGVFKTHRHAPRVLLANSNLVPKWATWDHFHELDKKGLMMYGQMTAGSWIYIGSQGIVQGTYETFVEAGRQHYDGDLSGRWILTAGLGGMGGAQPLAAVMAGASCLAIECQPSRIAMRLETGYLDVEAKSLDEALAMIGQTKEPISVGLCANAADIYPELVRRSVRPDLVTDQTSAHDPVNGYLPQGWSLEEWFAKRESDPQTVDRAARASMAVHVRAMLDFWKAGVPTVDYGNNIRQVAFDEGVADAFAFPGFVPAYIRPLFCRGVGPFRWAALSGDPEDIYKTDAKVKELLPDNAHLHRWLDMARERIQFQGLPARICWVGLGERHRLGLAFNEMVAKGELKAPVVIGRDHLDSGSVASPNRETEAMRDGSDAVSDWPLLNALLNTASGATWVSLHHGGGVGMGYSQHAGMVIVADGSDEAAERLGRVLWNDPATGVMRHADAGYDAAIACAREQGLDLPSIMA; from the coding sequence ATGACCCGCCTCGACAATCAGCGCCGCATCACGGCGCCGACCGGCCCCGAGCTCAATGCCAAGAGCTGGCTGAGCGAGGCGCCGCTGCGCATGTTGATGAACAATCTCGACCCGCGCGTTGCCGAGGCGCCGCACGAGCTGGTGGTCTATGGCGGCATCGGCCGCGCAGCGCGCGACTGGGAGAGCTTCGACCGCATCGTCGAGGTGCTGCAGCGCCTCGAGGACGATGAAACGCTGCTCGTCCAGTCGGGAAAGCCGGTGGGCGTATTCAAGACGCACCGCCACGCTCCGCGCGTGCTGCTCGCCAATTCGAATCTCGTTCCTAAATGGGCGACATGGGATCATTTCCACGAGCTCGATAAGAAGGGCTTGATGATGTACGGTCAGATGACCGCGGGAAGCTGGATCTATATCGGCAGCCAGGGCATCGTTCAGGGCACCTACGAAACCTTCGTCGAGGCGGGCCGCCAGCATTATGACGGCGATCTTTCGGGCCGCTGGATCCTGACCGCCGGACTGGGCGGCATGGGCGGCGCGCAGCCCCTCGCGGCGGTGATGGCCGGTGCGAGCTGCCTTGCGATCGAATGCCAGCCGAGCCGGATCGCGATGCGGCTCGAGACCGGCTATCTCGATGTCGAGGCGAAAAGCCTCGACGAGGCGCTGGCGATGATCGGGCAGACCAAGGAGCCGATCTCGGTGGGGCTCTGCGCCAACGCCGCCGATATCTATCCAGAACTCGTGCGCCGCTCCGTGCGCCCCGACCTGGTGACCGATCAGACTTCCGCCCACGATCCGGTCAATGGCTATCTGCCGCAGGGCTGGAGCCTTGAGGAGTGGTTCGCCAAGCGCGAAAGCGACCCGCAAACGGTCGACCGTGCAGCACGCGCGTCAATGGCGGTGCATGTGCGCGCGATGCTCGACTTCTGGAAGGCGGGCGTGCCGACGGTCGATTATGGCAATAATATCCGCCAGGTTGCCTTTGACGAGGGCGTCGCGGACGCCTTCGCCTTTCCCGGCTTCGTTCCCGCCTATATCCGGCCGCTTTTCTGTCGCGGCGTCGGCCCCTTTCGCTGGGCCGCGCTGTCCGGCGATCCCGAAGATATCTACAAGACCGACGCCAAGGTGAAGGAACTCCTCCCCGACAATGCGCATCTGCACCGCTGGCTCGACATGGCGCGCGAGCGCATCCAGTTTCAGGGCCTGCCCGCGCGCATCTGCTGGGTCGGGCTCGGCGAGCGCCACCGGCTCGGCCTCGCGTTCAATGAGATGGTAGCAAAGGGCGAACTCAAGGCGCCCGTCGTGATCGGCCGCGACCATCTCGATTCGGGATCGGTCGCAAGCCCAAACCGCGAAACCGAAGCGATGCGCGATGGCAGCGATGCTGTCAGCGACTGGCCCCTCCTCAACGCGCTCCTCAACACCGCGAGCGGCGCGACCTGGGTGTCGCTCCACCACGGCGGCGGCGTCGGCATGGGCTATTCGCAGCACGCGGGCATGGTGATCGTGGCCGACGGCAGCGATGAGGCCGCCGAGCGCCTCGGCCGCGTTCTCTGGAACGACCCTGCAACCGGCGTGATGCGGCACGCCGACGCGGGCTATGACGCGGCGATCGCCTGCGCGCGCGAACAGGGCCTCGATCTGCCCTCGATCATGGCGTGA
- the hutI gene encoding imidazolonepropionase has translation MDLCWKNARLATMAGDGLGLIDDGVVAAQEGRIVYAGPARDAPSGAARTLDCEGRLITPGLIDCHTHLIHAGSRASEWAMRLEGASYEAIARAGGGIVSTMRATRAASEAELVETALPRLDALIAEGVTTIEIKSGYGLDTASELKMLRAAHALARARRIRLAPTFLGAHALPPEYADDSDGYIDLVVREMIPAAAALASAVDAFCEGIGFSPAQCERVFAAAEAHGLAVKIHAEQLSALHGSALAARRGALSADHLEHASDEDVRAMAAAGTVAVLLPGAFYFMRETRLPPVEAMRQHGVRIALATDCNPGTSPTSSLLLMLNMGATLFGLTVTEALRGVTVNAAAALGLSSEIGTLEAGKACDLAIWNTADPAELVYRIGLNPLHQRIKDAQ, from the coding sequence ATGGACCTTTGCTGGAAAAATGCCCGACTCGCGACGATGGCCGGCGACGGCCTCGGCCTGATCGACGATGGCGTTGTCGCGGCACAGGAAGGCCGCATCGTCTATGCGGGGCCTGCGAGGGACGCGCCCTCGGGTGCGGCGCGAACGCTCGATTGCGAAGGGCGGCTGATCACGCCGGGACTGATCGACTGCCACACCCACCTCATCCACGCCGGAAGCCGGGCGAGCGAATGGGCGATGCGCCTTGAGGGCGCGAGCTATGAGGCTATCGCCCGTGCGGGCGGGGGCATTGTCTCGACGATGCGCGCGACGCGCGCGGCAAGCGAGGCCGAACTGGTCGAAACCGCACTGCCACGCCTCGACGCGCTGATCGCAGAGGGTGTGACGACGATCGAGATCAAGTCGGGCTACGGCCTCGACACCGCGAGCGAGCTCAAGATGCTCCGCGCCGCCCACGCGCTCGCCCGCGCGCGCCGTATCCGCCTGGCGCCGACCTTCCTCGGCGCCCACGCGCTGCCCCCCGAATATGCGGACGACAGCGACGGCTACATCGACCTCGTCGTGCGTGAGATGATCCCAGCCGCGGCGGCGCTCGCGAGCGCGGTCGACGCCTTTTGCGAGGGGATCGGATTTTCGCCCGCCCAGTGCGAACGGGTGTTCGCAGCGGCCGAAGCCCATGGCCTGGCGGTCAAGATCCACGCCGAGCAGTTGTCGGCGCTCCATGGCAGCGCACTCGCCGCGCGGCGCGGCGCGCTGTCGGCCGACCATCTTGAACATGCAAGCGACGAAGATGTTCGTGCGATGGCGGCGGCCGGGACGGTCGCGGTGCTCTTGCCCGGCGCCTTTTATTTCATGCGCGAGACACGCCTGCCGCCCGTCGAGGCCATGCGGCAGCACGGTGTGCGGATCGCGCTCGCGACCGACTGCAACCCCGGCACCTCGCCGACAAGCTCGCTCCTGTTGATGCTCAACATGGGTGCGACGCTTTTCGGATTGACCGTGACCGAGGCACTGCGCGGGGTCACTGTCAACGCTGCGGCAGCGCTTGGACTCTCGAGCGAGATCGGGACGCTTGAGGCAGGCAAGGCCTGCGATCTTGCGATCTGGAACACCGCCGACCCCGCCGAGCTCGTTTACCGCATCGGCCTCAACCCGCTTCATCAGCGCATCAAGGACGCACAATGA
- a CDS encoding UTRA domain-containing protein — MNPARRIRDEIAASIRSGVWRPGHRIPTEQELAAQYGCARATVSKALSELAASGLIERRRKAGSFVGHPAVHSAVMTVPDLAELIASRGEAYRWQALTIERAAAGSGFSGPALAIEGIHFAGDQPFALEQRRIALGEVAGAADADFEAQPPGTWLLAHIPWTEGRHVIRAVTPTRKEARLLGINPSLACLELDRTTWRAARIVTRVRQLFRGDRFDLIAEFRPGPESARPD, encoded by the coding sequence ATGAATCCCGCAAGGCGTATCCGCGACGAGATTGCGGCCTCGATCCGCTCGGGCGTCTGGCGGCCGGGCCACCGCATCCCGACCGAGCAGGAGCTTGCCGCGCAATATGGCTGCGCGCGCGCAACGGTCAGCAAGGCGCTCAGCGAGCTTGCGGCTTCAGGGCTGATCGAAAGACGTCGCAAGGCCGGATCCTTCGTCGGCCACCCGGCGGTTCATTCGGCAGTGATGACCGTCCCCGATCTTGCCGAGCTGATTGCTTCGCGCGGGGAGGCCTATCGCTGGCAGGCTCTGACCATCGAACGCGCGGCGGCGGGCAGCGGTTTTTCGGGACCAGCGCTGGCGATCGAGGGCATCCACTTCGCCGGCGACCAACCGTTCGCGCTCGAACAGCGGCGGATCGCGCTCGGCGAGGTCGCTGGCGCGGCGGACGCCGATTTCGAGGCGCAGCCCCCGGGCACCTGGCTGCTCGCGCATATCCCGTGGACCGAGGGGCGCCACGTCATCCGCGCGGTAACCCCCACGCGCAAGGAGGCAAGATTACTCGGGATCAATCCGTCTCTTGCCTGCCTTGAACTCGATCGCACAACCTGGCGCGCCGCGCGGATCGTGACCCGCGTCCGTCAGCTCTTTCGAGGGGATCGTTTCGATTTGATTGCCGAATTCCGTCCGGGCCCTGAAAGCGCACGGCCTGACTGA
- the hutG gene encoding N-formylglutamate deformylase yields the protein MNAPRIQRGTEPLVVAFPHGGTDLAGLDDQFISPARALLDTDWWIEDLYAFAADMGATLIASDISRSVIDMNRDPSGASLYPGQATTELCPSTTFDGAPLYRFGEPDEAEITRRLQLYHRPYHEALSAELARLRDAHGRVVLYDAHSIRSRVPRLFEGELPQFNIGTNGGVTCDGELEAAIANICAASGESHVVNGRFKGGWTTRHYGRPEDGVHAIQMELAMRGYMAEAETLSELDWPPPIDPAPPIRPVLRQLLAAALAFAKGRP from the coding sequence ATGAACGCGCCGCGGATCCAGCGCGGCACCGAGCCGCTCGTCGTCGCCTTTCCGCACGGCGGCACCGACCTCGCCGGACTCGACGACCAGTTCATCTCGCCCGCGCGCGCGCTGCTCGACACCGACTGGTGGATCGAAGACCTCTACGCCTTCGCGGCCGACATGGGTGCGACGCTCATTGCGAGCGATATCTCGCGCAGCGTCATCGACATGAACCGCGATCCCTCGGGCGCGTCGCTCTACCCCGGCCAGGCCACGACCGAGCTCTGTCCGAGCACGACCTTCGACGGCGCCCCGCTCTATCGTTTCGGCGAGCCCGACGAGGCCGAGATCACCCGGCGGCTTCAGCTATATCACAGACCCTATCATGAGGCGCTATCGGCCGAACTCGCGCGCCTGCGCGATGCGCATGGCCGCGTCGTCCTCTATGACGCACATTCGATACGCAGCCGCGTGCCGCGCCTTTTCGAGGGCGAGCTGCCGCAGTTCAACATCGGCACCAATGGCGGTGTGACCTGCGACGGGGAGCTTGAAGCCGCGATCGCAAATATCTGTGCGGCAAGCGGCGAAAGCCATGTCGTCAACGGCCGCTTCAAGGGGGGCTGGACGACGCGCCATTACGGCCGCCCCGAAGACGGCGTTCACGCGATCCAGATGGAGCTCGCGATGCGAGGCTATATGGCCGAGGCTGAGACACTCTCCGAGCTCGATTGGCCGCCCCCGATCGACCCCGCCCCCCCAATCCGCCCCGTGCTGCGTCAGCTCCTCGCAGCCGCGCTGGCCTTTGCGAAAGGACGCCCATGA
- a CDS encoding FAD/NAD(P)-binding protein yields MIMDTALHAPRPRFRTATRVAIVGAGFSGTMLALNLLEQPHVEVLLIERDRHRMGAGVAYSSLESAHLLNVRAGNMSAFADRPDHFREWLARLGLGCEGAFVTRATYGRYLREALGAAMERYGRRLKLVDDEVLDIEERGGRVTLGLVNGGLIEADRAVLAIGNLPPHDPPAVAHARLPARFYVGDPWAAPFEEGLEPGAPVLVIGTGLTAVDVVLRLVSHGFDGPIVAMSRRGLRPHRHLETLPRPKPVLAKPAPELSELVRWARRAARSTDWRLVVDSLRPITQMMWASADAPKRARFLRHLRPFWDVHRHRLAPSVADRIEALVASGQLRFEAGKMARVSATESGVAVEWRPRGSDELKMLHVARMINCTGPQGDLLRSSDPLVRRMLAARRIRPDALRLGLDIDREGHVIDGHGRASEHILAIGPMTRGDLWEVVAVPDIRVQVSALARRLVNAHWIAGEGL; encoded by the coding sequence ATGATCATGGACACGGCTCTTCATGCACCGCGGCCGCGCTTTCGAACCGCGACCCGCGTTGCCATCGTAGGGGCGGGCTTTTCAGGAACCATGCTCGCGCTCAATCTCCTCGAGCAACCGCATGTCGAGGTGCTCCTGATCGAGCGCGACCGACATCGTATGGGGGCGGGTGTCGCTTACAGCAGCCTGGAAAGCGCGCACCTCTTGAATGTCCGCGCCGGAAATATGAGCGCTTTTGCCGATCGCCCCGATCATTTTCGCGAATGGCTGGCTCGCCTGGGCCTTGGCTGTGAAGGCGCGTTCGTCACCCGCGCCACCTATGGGCGCTACCTGCGCGAGGCGCTCGGCGCGGCGATGGAGCGTTATGGCCGCCGGCTCAAGCTCGTTGATGACGAGGTGCTCGATATCGAGGAGCGGGGCGGCCGCGTGACGCTTGGCCTCGTCAATGGCGGGCTGATCGAGGCCGATCGCGCGGTGCTCGCGATCGGCAATCTGCCGCCGCACGATCCTCCTGCGGTTGCGCACGCGCGGCTGCCGGCCCGCTTCTATGTCGGCGATCCCTGGGCGGCACCTTTCGAGGAAGGTCTCGAGCCGGGCGCCCCCGTTCTGGTGATCGGAACCGGGCTGACGGCGGTCGACGTCGTCCTGCGCCTCGTCAGCCACGGTTTTGATGGTCCGATCGTGGCCATGTCGCGGCGGGGCCTTCGCCCGCATCGCCACCTCGAGACGTTGCCGCGACCGAAACCCGTTCTGGCCAAGCCCGCTCCCGAACTCTCCGAGCTCGTCCGTTGGGCGCGGCGTGCTGCGCGCAGTACCGACTGGCGGCTGGTCGTGGATTCGCTGCGTCCGATTACCCAGATGATGTGGGCGTCGGCCGATGCGCCGAAACGCGCGCGCTTCCTGAGGCATCTGCGTCCCTTCTGGGACGTGCACCGTCACCGCCTGGCCCCATCGGTCGCCGACCGGATCGAGGCTCTCGTCGCCTCAGGCCAGTTGCGCTTTGAGGCCGGAAAGATGGCAAGAGTCTCGGCGACTGAGAGTGGAGTAGCGGTGGAGTGGCGTCCGCGCGGGTCTGACGAGCTCAAGATGCTCCATGTCGCGCGTATGATCAATTGCACCGGGCCGCAGGGCGATTTGCTGCGCTCATCCGATCCGCTCGTCCGGCGGATGCTCGCGGCGCGGCGCATTCGGCCCGACGCGCTGCGGCTCGGTCTCGACATCGACCGCGAGGGCCATGTCATCGACGGTCACGGGCGGGCATCGGAGCATATCCTGGCGATTGGCCCCATGACGCGAGGCGACCTGTGGGAAGTGGTCGCGGTCCCCGATATTCGCGTTCAGGTGAGCGCGCTTGCGCGGCGGCTGGTGAATGCGCACTGGATAGCCGGCGAAGGGCTCTGA
- a CDS encoding formylglycine-generating enzyme family protein, with product MNRSPLLSALALAILASLAACGDGNAPADQQAAASPRRCAPIGDTPVHISGGSFAMGEDDVYAEEGPVRQTRVDGFWIDPHEVTNRQFAAFVKATGYVTVAEKPVDPRQFQVPVEQIPPDMLKPGSAVFTPPDFPSNNYNDWWKYVPGANWKKPYGPDGPEQVPDEPVVHLAWDDMVAYANWAGGRLPTEAEWEYAASAGKPSRNVQPTEANSWQGSFPNYNAETDGFKGIAPVGCYEPNANGLYDMVGNVWEVTSDFFRPGHDPEDRDNPKGPDENHAYDPFNPGMPSRTVKGGSYLCAPNYCQRYRPASRQGRDPGLGTSNVGFRLVYDRPPAKVLTP from the coding sequence ATGAACCGGTCGCCGCTCCTTTCCGCCCTGGCTCTCGCAATTCTTGCGAGCCTCGCGGCGTGCGGGGACGGAAATGCGCCGGCGGATCAGCAGGCCGCCGCGAGCCCGCGCCGCTGCGCGCCGATCGGCGATACGCCGGTTCATATCTCGGGCGGCAGCTTCGCAATGGGCGAGGACGACGTCTATGCCGAGGAGGGACCCGTGCGACAGACGCGGGTCGATGGCTTCTGGATCGACCCGCACGAGGTCACCAACCGCCAGTTCGCAGCTTTCGTCAAAGCGACCGGCTATGTCACCGTCGCGGAAAAACCGGTCGATCCCAGGCAGTTCCAGGTTCCAGTCGAGCAGATTCCGCCCGACATGCTGAAACCGGGGTCCGCGGTCTTCACGCCGCCCGATTTTCCTTCGAACAATTATAACGACTGGTGGAAATATGTGCCGGGCGCGAACTGGAAGAAACCCTATGGCCCCGACGGCCCCGAACAGGTCCCCGATGAGCCCGTGGTCCACCTCGCGTGGGACGATATGGTCGCCTATGCAAACTGGGCGGGTGGGCGCCTTCCGACCGAGGCTGAGTGGGAATATGCAGCGAGCGCGGGCAAGCCATCGCGCAACGTCCAGCCCACCGAGGCGAACAGCTGGCAAGGCTCTTTCCCCAACTACAATGCCGAAACCGATGGCTTCAAGGGCATCGCTCCCGTCGGCTGCTATGAGCCTAACGCCAATGGTCTTTATGACATGGTCGGAAATGTCTGGGAGGTGACATCCGATTTCTTTCGCCCTGGCCACGACCCTGAAGATCGCGACAATCCCAAGGGGCCGGACGAAAATCACGCCTACGACCCCTTCAACCCCGGCATGCCCTCGCGGACTGTGAAGGGGGGCAGCTATCTTTGCGCGCCAAATTATTGCCAGCGCTACCGCCCGGCCTCGCGCCAGGGGCGCGATCCGGGCCTTGGCACCAGCAACGTGGGCTTTCGCCTCGTCTACGACCGGCCGCCCGCGAAAGTCCTCACGCCATGA